Proteins from a single region of Erythrobacter sp.:
- a CDS encoding type I secretion system permease/ATPase: MEPAEMEKKFMPFAEFHGSKDYIKSALRKSRTAIVAIFFLSVIINLFVLNGSIYMMMVYDRALPSQNMATLFSLFGLATLIYFAQGFFEVQRSAMLADIASDLERSINPLAIRAAHELAISNDPADRTGGPLRDLEQVRSFIAGPGPGAFMDLPWILFFLAVLSMLHVWLGVAAFVGACVLVVLTVISEKLHKKSASTINELGQKRQYLIDRKRRGAETIQALGMRHRFARMFLGLNAQLSLQQAEVNNTLIILSTISKTMRMFIQSALLAVGAWLVISGETSGGVIFASSILAGRALAPIDQAIAQWRNFSSARTSWARLNQTLLKYGIPEARVALSKPKGRLEVSELQIVPAGQETPTLHGVSFACEPGSIVGVIGASGAGKSSLARALVGIWPPSGGTIRLDGATLAQWESDTLGGFIGYLPQTVELLEGTVAQNIARFDPHATSEDITEAAKQAGVHDLILHLPDGYETEVGEEGRRLSAGQRQRVGLARALYQKPSLVVLDEPNSNLDPAGEQALAAALINLRKNGSTAVVVTHRQSMLRFATHILYLADGKVVAFGPRDAVLKAIKERSNVQTMPEDEAASA, translated from the coding sequence ATGGAGCCCGCTGAAATGGAGAAAAAATTCATGCCTTTCGCCGAGTTCCACGGATCGAAGGATTATATCAAATCAGCTCTGAGAAAATCGCGCACCGCGATTGTGGCGATATTTTTTCTCTCAGTAATCATAAATCTTTTCGTTCTCAACGGATCGATTTACATGATGATGGTTTATGATCGAGCTCTGCCATCTCAAAATATGGCGACCTTGTTCAGTCTTTTCGGGCTGGCGACGCTGATCTATTTCGCGCAAGGATTCTTCGAGGTCCAGCGAAGTGCGATGTTGGCGGATATCGCGTCCGACCTTGAACGATCAATCAATCCGCTTGCGATCCGCGCTGCGCACGAACTTGCGATCAGCAACGATCCAGCGGATCGCACGGGTGGCCCCCTGCGTGATCTCGAGCAGGTCCGGAGCTTCATCGCCGGACCGGGCCCCGGCGCATTCATGGACCTTCCGTGGATCCTGTTCTTCCTGGCAGTTCTGTCGATGTTGCACGTCTGGCTGGGGGTGGCAGCATTTGTCGGCGCCTGCGTGCTGGTCGTGCTGACGGTGATCTCTGAAAAGCTTCACAAGAAGTCTGCCAGCACGATCAACGAACTGGGGCAGAAGAGGCAGTACCTCATCGATCGCAAGCGCCGGGGTGCCGAAACGATCCAAGCGCTGGGGATGCGACACCGGTTTGCGCGAATGTTCTTGGGGCTGAATGCTCAACTGAGTCTCCAGCAGGCCGAAGTCAACAATACGCTGATCATCCTTTCGACAATCAGCAAGACAATGCGAATGTTCATCCAAAGCGCATTGCTGGCTGTCGGTGCCTGGCTGGTCATTTCGGGAGAAACGTCTGGCGGCGTAATCTTTGCCAGCTCAATCCTTGCCGGACGCGCGCTCGCACCGATCGACCAGGCGATTGCCCAGTGGCGAAACTTCTCCTCGGCCCGGACGAGCTGGGCCCGTCTCAACCAGACACTTCTGAAATACGGAATCCCGGAAGCGCGCGTCGCACTTAGCAAGCCGAAGGGCCGGCTGGAGGTTTCAGAACTGCAGATCGTTCCTGCCGGACAGGAGACCCCAACGCTCCATGGCGTGAGCTTCGCTTGCGAGCCGGGCTCCATTGTGGGCGTGATCGGTGCCAGCGGGGCCGGCAAGTCCTCTCTCGCGCGGGCGCTGGTGGGGATATGGCCTCCGAGCGGCGGAACCATCCGGCTGGATGGCGCGACCCTCGCTCAGTGGGAAAGTGACACCCTGGGTGGCTTCATCGGCTACCTGCCGCAAACGGTGGAACTGCTCGAAGGAACCGTTGCACAGAACATTGCCCGCTTCGACCCGCACGCCACATCGGAAGACATCACCGAAGCCGCAAAGCAAGCCGGTGTGCATGACCTCATCCTGCATCTGCCTGATGGATACGAAACCGAAGTGGGAGAAGAGGGGCGGCGGCTTTCCGCTGGCCAGAGACAGCGCGTAGGCCTTGCCCGTGCGCTTTACCAAAAGCCCAGCCTTGTGGTGCTCGATGAACCCAACAGCAACCTCGATCCGGCAGGTGAGCAGGCGTTGGCCGCTGCGCTGATCAATCTGCGCAAGAATGGCTCGACAGCGGTCGTCGTCACGCATCGTCAGTCAATGCTGCGGTTCGCCACGCACATCCTCTATCTTGCTGACGGCAAAGTGGTCGCATTCGGCCCGCGCGACGCAGTGCTTAAGGCAATCAAGGAGCGGAGCAACGTCCAGACCATGCCTGAGGACGAGGCCGCAAGCGCGTAA
- a CDS encoding type IV pilus modification PilV family protein, with the protein MIARRQTHGFSTLELLVALAILSVGLMALIDFRMSLLQMQSRQLAQAEAIQYEANALALLRQIKPAAEPSGRKALGQSVWLQWNARMVGNYRPQLAWLGRETGYRVALFKVNYAIIEADSVIVRGSVELIGRTGPDGRPTL; encoded by the coding sequence GTGATCGCGCGTCGTCAAACACATGGCTTTAGTACGCTGGAGCTCTTGGTCGCGCTGGCCATATTGTCGGTGGGCCTGATGGCGCTGATCGATTTTCGTATGAGCCTGCTGCAGATGCAGTCGCGCCAACTCGCACAAGCAGAGGCGATTCAGTATGAGGCGAACGCGCTGGCACTGCTGCGTCAGATCAAGCCGGCGGCCGAACCGTCGGGCCGGAAGGCGCTTGGCCAATCGGTGTGGTTGCAATGGAACGCGCGCATGGTTGGAAATTATCGCCCGCAGCTTGCCTGGCTGGGCCGTGAGACAGGTTATCGGGTCGCGCTTTTTAAGGTGAACTACGCGATAATCGAAGCCGATTCGGTGATCGTGCGGGGCTCGGTCGAATTGATAGGCCGCACTGGACCCGATGGACGGCCCACGCTCTGA
- a CDS encoding type II secretion system F family protein, whose protein sequence is MADDDESYCYVAIDGNGRRQRGTVQADNATQAFARVTRQHLTVVKLERSGAGDTAGRKAASRRDQIALLRQLGLMLQARVDLMQALMAMQAGSATPALRSAIGVAMAELRGGKPLGACLSTAIPGMPSDILALVNAGEAGGCLAETIGHAIDQLEAEERIAATIKSALVYPTFLSIAGLLVGMIMMLFVIPRFAALIGERRDQLDATSRLIFWLGDLAQQSFGLALIVPMVALLFLTVTGLRGDNAWLRRFAIRHIPLLARLALQRERERWCRIMTFALLARISIVDAMGLAADGLKDTSLQARAINASRELRIGSRVADAIAAIELLDEAQLSLVRAGEESGLLADMFRRIAIDTELGLRESLKRTTGVLEQTVVVVVSLFVGLIVYGLIASLTSVYETVPL, encoded by the coding sequence ATGGCTGATGACGATGAAAGCTATTGTTATGTCGCCATTGACGGCAACGGGCGGCGGCAGCGCGGGACGGTGCAAGCCGACAATGCGACCCAAGCCTTTGCCCGGGTCACCCGTCAGCATCTGACCGTTGTTAAGCTGGAACGCTCCGGTGCGGGCGACACTGCCGGCCGCAAGGCAGCATCCCGCCGCGACCAGATTGCTCTGTTGCGACAATTGGGATTGATGCTTCAGGCGCGCGTCGATTTGATGCAGGCACTTATGGCGATGCAGGCCGGGTCAGCCACGCCAGCACTGCGTTCGGCAATCGGCGTTGCTATGGCCGAACTGCGTGGCGGAAAGCCGTTGGGCGCATGCCTTAGCACCGCAATTCCGGGAATGCCGTCCGATATTCTCGCGCTGGTCAACGCTGGAGAGGCCGGCGGCTGCCTCGCAGAAACAATCGGCCACGCCATCGACCAATTAGAGGCAGAGGAACGCATTGCAGCAACCATCAAAAGCGCGCTTGTCTATCCCACCTTCTTGTCGATTGCCGGATTGCTGGTCGGCATGATCATGATGCTGTTTGTCATACCCCGCTTCGCAGCGCTAATCGGCGAACGTCGCGATCAGCTTGATGCGACCTCACGGCTGATTTTCTGGCTCGGGGACCTGGCGCAGCAAAGTTTTGGGTTGGCGTTGATCGTGCCAATGGTCGCGCTCCTTTTCCTAACTGTCACAGGCCTGCGTGGCGACAATGCCTGGCTGCGCCGCTTTGCAATCCGCCACATCCCTTTGCTTGCCCGGCTGGCGCTGCAAAGAGAGCGCGAAAGGTGGTGTCGGATCATGACCTTTGCGCTGCTCGCACGCATATCCATCGTCGATGCCATGGGGTTGGCTGCAGATGGCCTTAAGGATACGTCGTTGCAGGCACGAGCAATCAACGCGTCACGTGAATTGCGAATCGGCAGCCGGGTGGCAGACGCGATCGCTGCGATTGAGCTTTTGGATGAGGCCCAGTTGAGCCTCGTGCGAGCGGGCGAGGAATCGGGGCTTCTCGCCGACATGTTCCGGCGCATCGCAATCGACACGGAATTGGGACTTCGAGAGAGTCTGAAGCGTACAACCGGGGTGCTTGAGCAAACTGTGGTGGTTGTGGTTTCGCTTTTTGTCGGGCTTATCGTCTACGGCCTGATTGCCTCTTTGACGAGCGTATACGAAACGGTTCCACTGTGA
- a CDS encoding transposase → MKRSRFNEEQIIAILKEQEAGMATTEVCRRHGISGRQVTRFVQRTAALLLP, encoded by the coding sequence ATGAAGCGAAGCAGGTTCAACGAAGAACAGATCATTGCGATCTTGAAGGAGCAGGAAGCTGGGATGGCGACGACGGAGGTCTGCCGCCGCCACGGGATCAGCGGGCGACAGGTCACGCGCTTCGTACAGCGTACTGCAGCGTTATTGTTGCCGTAA
- a CDS encoding PilZ domain-containing protein produces the protein MERSFDRQGIGSDPMSERRASPRTPMLLPAKLVCVYDTLDCVVLDLSDVGAFVKTTSPLSVGSSAYLRAGPFDIFAVGVRIASYSTAYALTGVVFDNRLTRDQVMNLHTYARNWTQAEELRKYLAAREWWYAGGE, from the coding sequence ATGGAGCGTTCTTTCGATCGTCAGGGGATTGGAAGTGATCCAATGTCCGAACGGCGTGCCTCGCCGCGTACACCGATGCTCCTCCCCGCAAAGCTTGTCTGCGTATACGATACGCTCGACTGCGTGGTGCTCGACCTTTCGGATGTCGGCGCGTTCGTCAAGACGACGAGCCCACTCTCTGTTGGGTCAAGCGCCTACCTTCGCGCCGGACCTTTCGATATTTTCGCGGTCGGTGTCCGCATAGCTTCCTATTCGACTGCCTATGCGTTGACCGGCGTAGTGTTCGACAACCGGTTAACTCGGGACCAGGTCATGAACTTGCATACATACGCACGGAATTGGACTCAGGCCGAGGAGCTAAGAAAGTATCTTGCGGCAAGGGAATGGTGGTATGCTGGCGGTGAGTAG
- a CDS encoding TolC family outer membrane protein has protein sequence MIKHNLFVENREVSVKCNRRSVRFLVTAGWLAAIFYNIESPSKAEDLTQALQAAYQRSEVIANAVAEYEADLERVTISRADGLPELNANLNVNEAVVGPRLGPNLVSVQAEVTLPLYRGGSVKNQIKAAEAQSDASNVGKRAAEAQVFSEVVSAYANVIRDRQILALSRDNFETLNTTLKATRARFQARDLTRTDVAQAESRVALAYGEVQTAEANLIEAIEEFQRVTGMQADALAPLPLLRNMPPDPETAAAEALEENPEVLAARAVAESRRYEWRAARGRALPSVSAVANGRYGNVAQAPLQGDTSPFGATVGFSVNFPLFQGSRTSAGIREANIRENQAVLTIRDLERTLAARARSEYANWQATSSVVVASERAVAAARSALAGVRAESDVGTRTILDILNAEQELRNAQVQLVTAQRDSYVAAFALLTTMGRTQAHHLGVGHGATELVPEPETGIVAGSASVPIINAPPTAAPPIADPWPTLAVEEMPIAAAVPSLSDVQPVRPERQVAPAGRTPSIASSPQPARPITGIEPTQWVIQLAAFSKEASARQHWEMVKAETTRIVGHTLPVITSFRSADKEMFRLAVGPFADFEAAEAACHDLRLGRQNCIVRRFSTLGQPRWTGTQSDTDGAR, from the coding sequence ATGATCAAACACAATCTATTCGTCGAAAACCGCGAAGTATCAGTAAAATGCAACCGGAGGTCTGTAAGATTTCTCGTTACTGCTGGATGGCTTGCAGCGATTTTTTATAATATTGAAAGTCCATCTAAGGCGGAAGATCTGACGCAAGCGTTGCAGGCCGCATATCAGCGAAGCGAAGTCATCGCTAATGCGGTAGCTGAGTACGAGGCTGATCTTGAGCGCGTCACCATTTCCCGAGCCGACGGGCTGCCGGAGCTCAACGCAAACCTCAATGTCAACGAAGCTGTTGTGGGACCGCGCCTGGGCCCCAATCTGGTGTCGGTTCAAGCGGAAGTCACCCTACCCCTCTATCGAGGCGGAAGTGTAAAGAACCAGATCAAGGCCGCCGAGGCACAATCCGACGCGTCCAACGTTGGAAAGCGAGCGGCTGAGGCGCAAGTTTTCTCCGAAGTTGTCTCGGCCTACGCGAATGTCATCCGTGATCGCCAAATCCTTGCGTTGAGCAGGGACAACTTCGAAACCTTGAACACTACCCTCAAGGCCACGCGGGCGCGCTTTCAGGCGCGCGATCTGACCCGGACCGATGTTGCGCAGGCGGAATCCCGCGTTGCTCTTGCATATGGCGAAGTGCAAACAGCTGAGGCCAATCTGATCGAGGCAATAGAGGAGTTCCAACGCGTTACAGGAATGCAGGCGGATGCCCTCGCGCCCTTGCCGCTTCTTCGCAACATGCCTCCCGATCCCGAAACTGCGGCAGCCGAGGCGCTTGAGGAAAATCCCGAGGTCCTCGCAGCGCGCGCAGTTGCCGAGTCCCGGCGTTACGAATGGCGCGCAGCCAGGGGGCGGGCGCTTCCGTCGGTGTCCGCCGTTGCCAATGGTCGGTATGGCAATGTGGCACAGGCTCCTCTCCAAGGGGACACCAGCCCCTTTGGAGCGACCGTAGGCTTCTCGGTGAATTTTCCCTTGTTTCAGGGAAGCAGAACTTCCGCCGGTATCCGCGAAGCGAATATACGAGAGAACCAGGCCGTCCTGACTATTCGCGATCTTGAGCGGACACTCGCTGCACGCGCGAGAAGCGAATATGCCAACTGGCAGGCAACCAGTTCCGTGGTCGTGGCAAGCGAGCGTGCCGTTGCTGCGGCGCGCAGTGCCCTGGCCGGCGTCCGTGCCGAAAGCGACGTCGGAACCCGAACAATCCTCGATATCCTCAATGCTGAACAGGAGCTGCGGAATGCTCAGGTTCAACTGGTGACAGCGCAGCGCGATTCCTACGTCGCGGCGTTTGCGCTTCTGACGACTATGGGGCGGACGCAGGCGCATCACTTGGGGGTGGGACACGGCGCGACAGAGCTGGTTCCGGAACCTGAAACCGGCATCGTCGCCGGCTCTGCATCCGTTCCCATCATCAACGCACCACCGACTGCGGCTCCGCCGATCGCTGATCCGTGGCCGACGCTCGCGGTGGAGGAGATGCCGATTGCGGCTGCTGTACCCTCGCTGTCCGATGTGCAGCCGGTCCGGCCCGAACGCCAAGTGGCGCCTGCCGGGCGGACCCCCTCAATCGCATCCTCGCCTCAACCCGCCCGTCCAATCACTGGGATCGAGCCAACCCAATGGGTCATTCAGTTGGCAGCGTTCTCCAAGGAAGCATCCGCGCGGCAGCATTGGGAAATGGTCAAGGCTGAAACCACCCGCATTGTTGGCCATACCTTGCCGGTCATCACCAGCTTCAGATCCGCTGACAAAGAGATGTTCCGCCTCGCTGTCGGGCCTTTCGCGGACTTCGAAGCCGCGGAAGCGGCGTGCCACGATTTGCGCCTGGGGCGTCAGAACTGCATCGTCCGCCGCTTCTCGACGCTGGGTCAGCCGCGATGGACCGGAACGCAATCTGACACTGATGGAGCCCGCTGA
- a CDS encoding GspE/PulE family protein: MYISDLDFLKSDGLISQADLIEARALQAHGGGSIASALVRLGVIGDERLAEAVAEVMALPLLTEAPGSSQILAAQQGLRFSLNWLAEQEVLIWRDALDLPCIALASGSNALIEEAMEQWDIAPGRRFVVSLRMLRAVLADLEEGSGNLPASGNIGKLEELAEDAPAIEFINAMLSEAMARRASDIHIEPFKGDMQIRLRIDGTLHLWRTVPGIRFAAIASRIKLLCGMDIAERRTPQDGRYSLRIAGRDIDIRASCLPGVWGESIVLRFLGRTVDLPSLVELGVAPAMAQQLGNLIRQPAGLLLIAGPTGSGKTTTVYKLLEQLNDGSRKIITIEDPVEIDLPGVIQVNVRQDIGLDFATGLRSMLRQDPDVIFVGEIRDPETAQMATRAAMTGHLVISTLHTRSAATSITRMVDLGVEGYLLAEAISGIIAQRLLRRRCADNTYSGRIGVYELMGVDPLLRDAIRRNAPQSELEQIASQTSYRPMIDDARDKADAGLTDAAEIQRVLGDRNG; the protein is encoded by the coding sequence TTGTACATTAGCGATTTAGATTTCCTTAAATCAGATGGCTTGATTTCGCAGGCTGACCTTATTGAGGCTCGGGCGTTACAGGCGCATGGTGGCGGCTCGATCGCGTCGGCATTGGTCCGTTTGGGCGTTATCGGCGACGAGCGGCTGGCCGAGGCAGTGGCGGAGGTAATGGCCCTGCCATTGCTGACAGAGGCGCCTGGAAGTAGCCAGATCCTTGCCGCGCAGCAGGGCCTGCGATTTTCCCTGAACTGGCTTGCAGAGCAGGAAGTGCTGATCTGGCGCGACGCGCTTGATCTTCCCTGCATCGCTCTTGCCAGCGGCAGCAACGCGCTGATCGAAGAGGCGATGGAGCAGTGGGACATTGCGCCCGGTCGCCGCTTTGTGGTCTCGTTGCGCATGCTGCGCGCCGTTCTGGCCGATCTGGAGGAGGGTAGTGGCAATCTGCCTGCATCAGGCAACATCGGCAAGCTAGAAGAACTGGCGGAAGACGCGCCGGCAATCGAATTCATCAATGCAATGCTGTCGGAAGCGATGGCCCGCCGGGCAAGCGACATTCATATCGAACCCTTCAAGGGTGACATGCAGATCCGCTTGCGGATTGATGGAACGCTGCATCTCTGGCGTACCGTTCCTGGAATCCGCTTTGCAGCCATCGCCTCGCGCATCAAGCTCTTGTGCGGAATGGATATCGCTGAACGACGAACGCCGCAGGACGGCCGTTACAGCCTACGAATTGCCGGTCGCGACATCGATATCCGCGCATCCTGCCTGCCGGGAGTTTGGGGCGAATCGATCGTACTGCGCTTTCTGGGCCGCACCGTTGACCTACCCTCGCTCGTCGAACTGGGTGTAGCGCCGGCGATGGCCCAGCAATTGGGCAATTTGATCCGCCAGCCTGCTGGTCTGCTGTTGATCGCCGGCCCCACCGGATCGGGGAAAACTACCACGGTCTATAAACTGCTCGAGCAGTTGAATGACGGTTCACGCAAGATCATCACCATCGAAGACCCTGTTGAAATCGATCTGCCAGGGGTGATTCAGGTCAATGTTCGGCAGGATATCGGACTGGACTTTGCCACTGGCCTGCGGTCGATGCTGCGTCAGGATCCTGACGTCATATTTGTGGGTGAAATTCGCGATCCAGAAACGGCACAAATGGCAACCCGCGCCGCGATGACAGGGCATTTGGTGATTTCCACCCTACACACCCGCTCAGCCGCAACGTCCATCACGCGCATGGTCGACCTTGGCGTTGAAGGCTATCTGCTGGCTGAAGCGATCAGCGGGATCATCGCGCAACGTTTGTTGCGGCGGCGCTGCGCAGACAACACCTACAGCGGCCGGATCGGCGTCTATGAACTTATGGGCGTCGATCCGCTGTTGCGCGACGCGATCCGACGTAACGCCCCGCAGAGTGAGCTTGAACAAATTGCCTCGCAGACAAGCTATCGACCGATGATCGATGACGCCCGTGACAAGGCAGACGCCGGATTGACCGACGCGGCCGAAATCCAGCGTGTGCTGGGTGACCGAAATGGCTGA
- a CDS encoding HlyD family type I secretion periplasmic adaptor subunit, with the protein MTPDILYDADDILPQSGLKQRSRIAYLSIGVTVATITALSTVVTVAGAVIAPGNLSASTQTKLITHPTGGVLSDLLVADGQRVAEGQVLLRLDTNVAQTTAAVSADGVAALAARRKRLEAELTGAGNAQFAAIDSVDRDPAIRTSIAREQELFQARRAETEAQVGMLAARLRQLEAEITGHRSRIASLRNQQSLLAPELEGLRKLYQQELVTINRLNEIERSDVVLRGEIAAAEASIRQAQARITETSREISYARQNLRTSAGQELNQVVTELGEGRLRLVDAGDALERATIRSPQSGVVDSVAYVTPGSFVPPGQTILRVVPDQDKLLAEVRVNPADIEQVRVGQDVRLRFSTLQLEKSPEILGTVAFVSPERVEDPQTGQPYFRVKIDSSSQELTAIGKTALVNGMPLEAYISTGEQSLMSYLLKPLIDQIRKAFTQ; encoded by the coding sequence ATGACACCTGATATCCTGTACGATGCCGACGACATCTTGCCTCAAAGCGGCCTGAAGCAGCGGTCGCGCATTGCCTATCTCAGCATCGGCGTAACCGTGGCAACGATAACCGCTCTATCGACCGTCGTGACCGTGGCCGGCGCCGTGATCGCGCCTGGCAATCTGTCGGCTTCCACCCAGACTAAATTGATCACGCACCCGACAGGCGGCGTGCTCTCCGACCTGCTGGTTGCAGACGGTCAGCGGGTGGCCGAAGGACAGGTCCTATTGCGCCTCGATACGAATGTTGCCCAGACCACTGCCGCGGTGTCGGCCGATGGTGTCGCGGCACTGGCGGCCCGGCGCAAGCGACTGGAAGCTGAACTGACGGGCGCAGGCAATGCACAATTCGCCGCGATCGACAGTGTTGACCGGGATCCTGCCATTCGCACCTCGATCGCGCGCGAACAGGAGTTGTTTCAAGCCAGGCGGGCAGAGACCGAGGCTCAGGTCGGGATGCTGGCGGCAAGACTGCGGCAGCTGGAGGCAGAGATCACCGGTCACCGAAGCCGGATCGCTTCTCTGCGCAATCAGCAATCGCTCCTCGCCCCCGAGCTTGAGGGTCTGCGCAAGCTGTACCAGCAGGAACTGGTCACGATCAATCGGCTGAACGAGATCGAACGATCCGACGTGGTGCTGCGCGGAGAAATTGCCGCCGCAGAAGCCAGTATCCGTCAGGCTCAGGCGCGAATAACGGAAACCAGCCGCGAGATCAGCTATGCACGCCAGAATTTGCGGACTTCGGCCGGTCAAGAGCTCAATCAGGTCGTGACGGAGCTTGGCGAAGGCCGTTTGAGGCTGGTTGATGCAGGGGATGCTCTTGAGCGTGCGACGATCAGGTCACCACAGTCCGGAGTTGTGGACTCCGTGGCCTATGTCACGCCCGGAAGCTTCGTGCCGCCCGGTCAGACAATCCTGCGGGTCGTGCCCGATCAAGACAAGTTGCTCGCTGAAGTCCGGGTCAACCCCGCAGACATCGAACAGGTTCGGGTAGGCCAGGATGTGCGGCTCCGCTTCTCGACGCTTCAGTTGGAAAAGTCGCCCGAAATATTGGGGACTGTTGCCTTTGTCTCACCGGAGCGGGTCGAGGACCCGCAAACGGGGCAACCCTATTTCAGAGTAAAGATCGACAGCAGTAGCCAGGAGCTAACCGCAATCGGGAAGACTGCGCTGGTGAATGGCATGCCTCTTGAGGCCTACATTTCCACTGGGGAACAGTCCTTGATGAGCTATCTTTTGAAGCCGCTCATTGATCAGATACGCAAGGCATTTACTCAATAA
- the gspG gene encoding type II secretion system major pseudopilin GspG: MKNTRPHFENGFTLVELIIVLAIIGLIMALVAPRLMEQFDKSKVVAARAQIRSLESALASMRLDIDRYPSSAEGLSLLQFPAADVVDSWQGPYLAADVPKDPWGRPFIYREPQTPDGRPVIGTLGSDGSAGGNGTARDIFVGGADAGKR; encoded by the coding sequence ATGAAAAATACCCGCCCACATTTCGAAAATGGTTTCACTTTGGTAGAATTAATTATCGTTCTGGCGATAATTGGCCTCATTATGGCGTTGGTTGCTCCACGTTTGATGGAGCAATTCGATAAGTCCAAAGTCGTTGCTGCGCGCGCACAAATCCGCTCTTTGGAATCGGCACTGGCGTCGATGCGGCTTGATATTGATCGCTATCCGAGCAGCGCTGAAGGGCTTTCGCTATTGCAGTTTCCGGCCGCCGATGTCGTAGATAGTTGGCAGGGGCCTTATCTGGCAGCAGATGTGCCGAAGGATCCTTGGGGGCGCCCGTTCATCTATCGCGAGCCACAAACGCCTGATGGACGGCCCGTCATCGGTACGCTGGGCAGCGACGGTTCGGCAGGTGGTAATGGCACCGCGCGCGACATTTTTGTGGGCGGCGCCGATGCCGGCAAACGATAG